A genomic window from Candidatus Zixiibacteriota bacterium includes:
- a CDS encoding PorV/PorQ family protein, which produces MQVQRRSIQAVIAILCIVFLSPAVSAVDINSSAGTSAFSFLKINVGGRAVAMGGAFTGLADDEAALYYNPAGLASLEQKRFIAEYHNYFTDLQSGFAGYIHPLSEEEVIGVQFSYLNYGEFIQTDRAGNIEGTFGGGDLMVAGSFAVRRGYRFALGATAKFIYEKIQDYAATGLALDLGLRYTSDRSRYAGGLLIQNLGTQLSSLGEGEKDGLPTLVRIGGAAHPKGLNAVLTSDLIVPFDNDIEVAVGAEYYRFDPLFLRIGWNSFGSNFRTGYSENGLAGLSLGVGLGYHSMQFSYAYSPAADLGESHRVTITGGI; this is translated from the coding sequence ATGCAGGTTCAAAGAAGATCGATTCAGGCGGTAATCGCAATCCTGTGCATTGTCTTTTTGTCCCCGGCAGTTTCGGCAGTGGATATCAATTCCAGCGCGGGCACGAGTGCCTTTTCGTTTCTCAAGATAAATGTCGGCGGACGGGCGGTGGCGATGGGCGGCGCTTTTACCGGTTTAGCGGACGACGAAGCCGCGCTGTACTACAACCCCGCCGGACTGGCATCGCTGGAACAGAAGCGCTTTATCGCCGAGTATCATAACTACTTTACCGATCTTCAGTCTGGCTTCGCAGGGTACATTCACCCGTTGTCCGAAGAAGAAGTAATCGGAGTACAGTTCTCGTATCTCAATTACGGTGAGTTCATCCAGACCGATCGCGCCGGCAATATCGAGGGCACATTTGGCGGCGGGGACTTGATGGTCGCCGGCAGTTTCGCCGTGCGAAGAGGGTATCGCTTTGCTCTGGGCGCCACCGCCAAGTTCATCTATGAAAAGATCCAGGATTATGCAGCGACCGGTCTCGCGCTTGACCTCGGTCTCCGCTACACCAGCGATCGCAGCCGGTATGCCGGTGGGCTGCTGATCCAGAACCTGGGCACCCAACTTTCCAGCCTGGGCGAGGGCGAGAAAGACGGCCTGCCCACTTTAGTACGAATCGGCGGAGCGGCTCATCCCAAAGGGCTCAACGCGGTTCTGACCTCTGATCTTATCGTCCCCTTCGATAATGATATTGAGGTCGCCGTGGGAGCCGAGTACTACAGATTCGATCCCCTGTTCCTGCGCATCGGATGGAATAGCTTCGGGTCGAACTTCCGCACCGGCTATTCCGAAAACGGACTCGCCGGTCTCTCGCTCGGTGTCGGCCTAGGCTATCATTCCATGCAGTTTTCTTATGCCTACTCGCCGGCGGCAGATCTGGGCGAATCGCATCGCGTCACTATAACCGGGGGTATCTGA
- the lptE gene encoding LPS assembly lipoprotein LptE — MSSDRIHSTALLFGGIALLLSGCGVYTFNPRGKSEIATIAVEPFENKTNQYGLADLMTESVVDAFIADGTMKVVAPDVAQALLVATLTRYERVAHEFDEFDQVSRYKVLVGVDVALKKPDDRSDIWAIQLTLDGYYDAETQVEEDGQRSVGEQLVEAVLNKTTKSW; from the coding sequence ATGTCAAGCGACCGGATTCACAGTACAGCATTATTGTTTGGCGGTATCGCGCTCTTGTTGTCGGGCTGCGGGGTCTATACTTTCAATCCCCGCGGGAAATCGGAGATAGCGACGATTGCAGTCGAGCCGTTCGAGAACAAAACAAATCAATACGGCCTGGCTGATCTGATGACCGAGTCGGTGGTGGATGCGTTCATTGCCGACGGCACGATGAAGGTGGTTGCACCTGATGTCGCGCAGGCTCTGCTCGTCGCGACGCTTACCCGCTACGAACGGGTTGCCCACGAATTCGATGAGTTCGACCAGGTGTCGCGATATAAAGTGCTGGTGGGTGTCGACGTGGCTCTCAAGAAGCCTGACGATCGCAGTGATATTTGGGCAATTCAACTGACGCTGGACGGATATTACGACGCTGAAACTCAGGTCGAAGAGGATGGTCAGCGCTCCGTCGGCGAGCAGCTGGTCGAAGCGGTCCTTAACAAAACCACCAAGTCCTGGTAA
- the hutI gene encoding imidazolonepropionase, with protein MPREKKATLLIKNIGQLITMAGSVPRTGDAMDDLGMVENGGVAVAGEEILAVGPWTEVQGKASLSEVCEVIDAGGAVVTPGLIDPHTHPVFARTREREFELRAQGKSYMEIARSGGGIRSSVRDLRAADREELKKRTRLVLDTMLAYGTTTIEAKSGYGLSLEAETKSLEVIRDLNSVHPIDLVPTFLGAHEIPDEFREDREAYIDLVIEEMIPLVAKQELAEYSDVFCEEGVFSLDESRRIQGAARDAGLKLRFHADELTSSGGSELAAEMGATSADHLVYISDAGVKALAQSGTVAVLLPGTTFSLGGRRYAPGRKLIDAGVIVALATDCNPGSSYTESLGIIISLAVLQLKMSTAEALSAVTVNAAAALDRAGKIGRLVPGLLGDLLIWNMQDYRELPYHYGVNLVSKVIKRGKVVAEN; from the coding sequence ATGCCGCGCGAAAAAAAAGCCACCCTGCTAATCAAAAACATCGGCCAACTAATCACCATGGCCGGGTCGGTGCCGCGCACCGGCGATGCCATGGACGATCTGGGCATGGTTGAAAACGGGGGTGTCGCGGTTGCGGGCGAGGAGATTCTCGCGGTCGGACCGTGGACCGAAGTTCAGGGTAAGGCCAGCTTGTCAGAAGTCTGCGAGGTGATAGACGCCGGCGGCGCGGTGGTTACGCCCGGGCTTATCGATCCGCACACTCATCCGGTGTTCGCTCGCACGCGCGAGCGTGAATTCGAATTACGGGCGCAGGGTAAATCGTATATGGAGATTGCCCGCAGCGGTGGTGGCATTCGCTCCTCGGTGCGAGACCTCCGCGCCGCCGACCGGGAAGAGCTCAAAAAACGTACGCGCCTGGTGCTGGACACCATGTTGGCCTACGGTACGACTACAATCGAAGCCAAGTCAGGCTATGGCCTGTCGCTCGAAGCGGAGACCAAGTCTCTCGAGGTCATCCGTGATCTGAACTCGGTGCACCCAATCGATCTGGTGCCAACATTTCTTGGGGCCCATGAAATTCCTGACGAATTCCGAGAAGATCGTGAAGCATACATAGACCTCGTTATCGAAGAGATGATCCCTTTGGTCGCGAAGCAGGAGCTGGCGGAATACTCCGACGTTTTCTGTGAAGAGGGTGTCTTTTCGCTCGACGAATCACGGCGTATTCAGGGGGCGGCGCGCGACGCCGGCCTGAAGCTCAGGTTCCACGCCGACGAGCTTACCTCGAGTGGTGGCTCGGAGCTGGCTGCCGAAATGGGGGCAACCTCGGCGGATCATTTGGTGTATATCTCGGACGCCGGTGTAAAGGCGCTGGCGCAGTCGGGCACGGTTGCTGTCTTATTGCCCGGAACGACTTTCTCGCTGGGGGGACGCAGGTACGCCCCGGGCCGTAAACTGATTGACGCCGGGGTCATCGTGGCCCTCGCCACCGATTGCAATCCCGGCTCAAGTTACACTGAATCTTTGGGGATCATCATCTCGCTCGCGGTGCTTCAGCTTAAAATGTCCACCGCAGAGGCCCTCAGTGCGGTTACGGTCAACGCCGCCGCGGCGCTCGACCGGGCCGGCAAGATCGGGCGGCTCGTGCCGGGGCTGCTCGGAGACCTCTTGATTTGGAATATGCAGGACTATCGTGAATTGCCCTATCATTATGGGGTCAACCTGGTCTCTAAAGTGATTAAGCGCGGCAAGGTGGTAGCCGAGAATTAG
- the hutU gene encoding urocanate hydratase — MPPKVVKAAHGTTLSCKGWAQEAALRMLNNNLDAEVAEKPKELIIYGGSGKAARNWRCYDAIVKSLKSLGNDETLLVQSGKPVGIFRTHEYAPRVLIANAHLVPKWATWENFRDLEDRGLTMFGQMTAGSWIYIGAQGIIQGTYETFAATGDQHFKGDLTGRWILTGGMGGMGGAQPLAGTMAGASILVVEIDEARIDRRVKIGYCDVKVKALDKALKLIKEHQKSGEPISVGLIGNCAEVFPEVYRRGIVPDIVTDQTSAHDELNGYIPERLTMQEAGQLRKNDPKAYIQRSYESMVKHCDAMVKFLRAGSIVFDYGNNLRGQAETGGLKTAFSYPGFVPAYVRPLFCEGRGPFRWAALSGDPKDIAVTDDIILATFKQNKSLVRWITKARERIPFQGLPARVCWLGYGERAQFGEILNTYIKKGKISAPVVIGRDHLDCGSVASPYRETEAMLDGSDAIADWPLLNGLLNAVSGASWVSIHHGGGVGIGLAIHAGMVIVADGTKEMSERLNRVLTNDPGIGIARHADAGYKDAKAFARKHKIKIPMLGK, encoded by the coding sequence ATGCCCCCAAAAGTTGTCAAGGCCGCCCACGGTACAACTCTGTCCTGCAAAGGCTGGGCGCAGGAAGCCGCCCTCCGCATGCTCAACAACAACCTCGACGCTGAAGTCGCCGAGAAGCCCAAAGAGCTTATCATCTACGGCGGTTCCGGCAAGGCGGCCCGCAACTGGCGGTGCTATGACGCCATTGTCAAGTCGCTCAAATCACTGGGCAACGATGAAACCCTGTTAGTGCAGTCGGGCAAACCGGTGGGCATTTTCCGTACTCACGAGTATGCCCCGCGCGTTCTGATCGCCAACGCCCATTTGGTGCCGAAATGGGCGACCTGGGAGAATTTCCGTGATCTCGAAGACCGTGGCCTGACCATGTTTGGGCAGATGACTGCCGGAAGCTGGATTTATATCGGCGCGCAGGGGATCATCCAGGGGACCTACGAAACATTCGCGGCCACCGGTGATCAGCATTTCAAGGGCGATTTAACCGGCCGATGGATTCTGACCGGTGGCATGGGGGGGATGGGCGGCGCGCAGCCGCTGGCCGGCACCATGGCGGGGGCATCGATACTGGTAGTCGAAATCGATGAGGCGCGGATTGATCGTCGGGTCAAGATCGGTTACTGCGATGTCAAAGTGAAAGCGCTGGACAAGGCGCTCAAGCTGATCAAAGAGCACCAAAAATCGGGCGAGCCGATTTCAGTTGGCCTGATCGGCAACTGCGCGGAGGTGTTCCCGGAAGTTTATCGCCGGGGCATTGTGCCGGATATTGTCACCGATCAGACATCGGCCCATGACGAGTTAAACGGCTACATCCCCGAACGGCTGACAATGCAGGAAGCAGGCCAGCTTCGCAAGAACGACCCCAAGGCGTATATCCAGCGATCGTATGAGTCGATGGTTAAGCATTGCGACGCTATGGTGAAGTTTCTGCGCGCCGGTTCGATCGTGTTCGACTACGGCAACAACCTTCGCGGGCAAGCTGAGACAGGCGGACTCAAGACCGCGTTTTCCTATCCCGGATTTGTGCCTGCATATGTGCGGCCGTTGTTTTGTGAGGGACGTGGGCCGTTCCGTTGGGCGGCTCTCTCCGGTGATCCGAAAGACATTGCCGTCACCGATGATATAATTCTCGCAACGTTCAAACAGAACAAGTCGCTCGTGCGCTGGATCACCAAAGCGCGTGAGCGGATTCCGTTTCAGGGTCTGCCGGCACGAGTGTGTTGGCTGGGCTATGGCGAGCGGGCGCAGTTCGGCGAGATTCTGAACACCTATATCAAGAAGGGCAAGATATCCGCGCCTGTCGTGATCGGGCGCGATCATCTCGACTGCGGCTCGGTGGCGTCGCCGTATCGCGAGACCGAGGCGATGCTCGACGGGTCCGACGCTATTGCTGACTGGCCGCTGCTGAACGGGTTGCTTAACGCGGTGTCCGGCGCGAGCTGGGTGTCAATTCACCACGGTGGAGGAGTGGGGATCGGTCTCGCGATTCATGCCGGTATGGTCATAGTCGCCGACGGCACGAAAGAGATGTCTGAACGGTTGAATCGTGTGCTCACCAATGATCCGGGAATTGGAATCGCGCGCCACGCCGATGCCGGTTACAAAGACGCCAAAGCCTTCGCGCGAAAGCATAAGATCAAGATCCCGATGTTGGGGAAATGA
- a CDS encoding GNAT family protein, translating into MIEKIAGRQINLRRIRRADAPSLVKHINDITVARNTFIPHPYGLKDAHAFIRTNHLNWRKGERYGFGIEDPATGEIIGGIGLEMISRKHRCFELGYWLSRKYRGRGMATEAVRLAVGFGFKELKLVRIQAHVFTGNDVSVRVLEKCGFTFEGTARKRIKHRGRWRDLMMYSILRGEWRPQ; encoded by the coding sequence ATGATCGAGAAAATCGCGGGGCGGCAGATCAATCTTCGGCGGATCAGACGTGCCGATGCACCGTCGCTGGTCAAACACATCAACGACATCACGGTCGCCCGCAACACGTTCATTCCGCATCCCTACGGCCTGAAAGACGCGCATGCTTTCATTCGCACCAATCACCTGAATTGGCGCAAGGGCGAACGGTATGGTTTCGGGATCGAAGACCCCGCGACCGGCGAGATTATCGGCGGGATTGGTTTGGAGATGATCAGCCGGAAGCATCGATGTTTCGAGCTTGGGTATTGGCTGAGTCGGAAGTATCGCGGGAGAGGGATGGCGACCGAGGCGGTACGGCTGGCGGTTGGATTTGGATTCAAGGAGCTTAAACTGGTTCGGATTCAGGCGCATGTGTTCACCGGCAACGATGTCTCGGTGCGGGTGCTGGAGAAATGCGGCTTCACCTTTGAGGGGACGGCGCGCAAGCGAATCAAACACCGGGGCCGCTGGCGGGATTTGATGATGTATTCGATATTGCGGGGGGAGTGGCGCCCACAGTGA
- a CDS encoding site-specific DNA-methyltransferase produces the protein MKKLGANNQELFHRDTPIKRRTASNASRANSLDGKTWTRYSISVWSDIRKTREETALGHPAMFPAELPSRLIQMLMRENDSVVLDPFLGVGSTLLAAQQQGKQGIGLEISSDYCDIARGRLKQTGVFEREVDRCEVYKADARDLLTYVQPSSIDLCVTSPPYWNILLEKRTADYKERRDYGLEEADLGKILKYADFLAALEEIFRDVYEVLRPGAFCCVIVMDLRKKNVFYPYHSDVAIFMQKIGFIFDDIVIWDRRHEYNNMRPLGYPYVFRVNKAHEYILLFAKPRS, from the coding sequence TTGAAGAAACTCGGAGCGAACAACCAAGAGCTCTTCCACAGAGATACACCGATTAAGAGGAGGACTGCCAGCAACGCTTCCCGAGCCAATTCACTCGACGGTAAGACTTGGACGCGCTATTCGATCTCCGTTTGGAGCGACATACGAAAGACACGCGAAGAGACTGCTCTAGGTCATCCAGCAATGTTTCCAGCGGAATTGCCTTCGCGCCTCATTCAAATGTTGATGAGGGAGAACGACAGTGTCGTACTGGATCCTTTTTTGGGCGTAGGCAGCACTCTACTCGCCGCTCAGCAGCAGGGCAAGCAAGGGATCGGACTTGAGATATCCTCTGACTACTGCGATATCGCCCGTGGCCGTCTAAAACAGACGGGAGTTTTCGAACGGGAAGTTGATCGGTGTGAGGTATACAAAGCCGATGCCCGTGATCTACTCACGTATGTGCAACCCAGTTCTATCGATCTTTGTGTCACATCGCCACCTTACTGGAACATTCTGCTTGAGAAACGCACCGCCGACTACAAGGAACGCCGTGACTACGGCTTGGAGGAAGCAGACCTCGGCAAAATACTAAAATACGCTGACTTCTTGGCGGCACTAGAGGAAATATTTCGAGATGTCTATGAGGTATTGCGACCCGGTGCTTTTTGTTGCGTCATAGTCATGGACCTCCGCAAGAAAAACGTGTTTTATCCGTACCACAGCGATGTGGCCATTTTCATGCAGAAGATCGGATTTATTTTTGACGACATCGTAATTTGGGACAGGCGCCACGAATACAACAACATGCGCCCTCTTGGATACCCGTACGTTTTCCGGGTCAACAAGGCACATGAGTATATCCTTCTGTTCGCAAAGCCGCGGAGTTGA